Proteins found in one Choloepus didactylus isolate mChoDid1 chromosome 25, mChoDid1.pri, whole genome shotgun sequence genomic segment:
- the LOC119520366 gene encoding olfactory receptor 7A10-like, whose protein sequence is MYLVTFFANLLIILAIISGSHLHTPMYFFLSNLSFADTCFISTTVPKMLVNIQTESKIITYEKCLTQMYFFMLFGELENFFLTVMAYDRFVAICHPLHYTVIMNPQLCGLLLLASWLLMSLFYGTGIGEHLSSAATQNSRASAIASVMYMVVTPTLDPFIYSLRNKGLKHALKNSSAERQSFCKRILCLKFTNWFMSDRG, encoded by the exons ATGTACCTGGTCACTTTCTTTGCGAACCTGCTCATCATCCTGGCCATCATCTCTGgctcccacctccacacacctatgtacttcttcctctctaacctGTCTTTTGCAGATACCTGTTTCATCTCCACCACTGTCCCGAAGATGCTGGTGAACATCCAGACAGAGAGCAAAATCATAACCTATGAAAAATGCCTCACCCAGATgtatttttttatgctttttggaGAATTAGAAAATTTCTTCTTaactgtgatggcctatgaccgctttgTTGCCATCTGTCACCCCCTGCACTACACAGTCATCATGAATCCCCAGCTCTGTGGTCTCCTGCTGCTGGCATCCTGGTTATTAA TGTCCTTGTTTTATGGTACAGGTATTGGAGAACACCTTAGTTCTGCTGCTACCCAAAACTCAAGGGCAAGTGCAATAGCATCAGTGATGTACATGGTGGTCACTCCCACGCTGGACCCCTTTATCTACAGTCTTAGAAACAAGGGCCTAAAGCATGCCTTAAAAAACTCTTCAGCTGAGAGACAGTCTTTCTGTAAAAGGATACTTTGTCTCAAGTTTACAAATTGGTTCATGAGTGACAGAGGTTAA